TTATGCATATATTAAAATGTAATTTGGAAAGAGGCCTACCTATCATCAAGAGGGATTTCTTTCTTTTTCTCTACTAGAAAAAAAAAGGCTGTATTAAATGCAAGTAACTCTTTCCAAATGATTGGGTTATTATAATGATCTAATGTACCTATTTCTAGATATTTATGCAATAAGTTTTTTGTCATGTTTTTTATATCTGTTCTATTTGTCAAGTTTGAGTTCTATCTTCTTTAGGAACATTGAATCGTAATGATGTAATATACCTCTTTGGAAGCTTTATCCTGTTGATATTTATTGCCGAATAAGCCCTCTTCATTCATCGCATACACTTTGAAAAGATACCGTATAATACCTTTTTTTGACAGTGTTACACACTTTTCGGGACAGTGCCCGAATGCAAATAGGTCATTGTTTCATGGTTGATTGATCCGTACATTACTTATATATGGTTCGAATTTTGTGCATGGTATCTCCATCGATTTTCCATCAAATCGATGAAGAATCGATGAACAAACCATGAACAAACCATGAACAAACCATGGACAAAGTAGCCGACAAATAGGGTAGAAGTATTTGTGTTTTTCTGTTTTTGTGTTGAAGGGTCCAATGTTTGTGAGGTAATTGTGCTTCAATATAAATGAGTTGTAAACTAGGTGTTTGGCTGTTTTGTGTGATAAAGTCTTCTATTCGAATGATTATGTTATCGTTCATGGTAGAGTGTAAATTGTGAACTCTTTAATCACTATATTGGATGAAAAATGAATATGCCTTTTTCATTAGAAAAAGTGCGAGTCATGATTTTTGGGTTCTTTAATCTGCTATATAATCCAAATTTTAGGGCATTTTGTTTTATTAACTTTTGTGTTTTATAGTCAATTCTTAGATGAGAATTCATCTTGTTTTCTTCGATTATATGGTGATCTTTTGTTTGACGATGGTTGTGAAATATCATTAAAATAGAATGTTTTATGGCTTTAACCGTTTATTTGTTGAAAACAATTAAACGCTTTGAGGTGTTCCCTAAATACATAGAATCAGTAAGATTTATGAGCGATAAAAATAAAGTATATCCAAAGACGTTTTCTCACATTGGGATTACAGTTCCAAATATTGAGAAGGCCGTGAAGTTTTATACAGAGGTGATGGGTTTCTATGTTTTGATGGAGCCTACCTTAGTTGTTGAAGAGACAGAGACTGCAATAGGAAAGATGTGTATTGACGTGTTTAACGGTGGTTGGGGGACCTTTAAGATTGCACATCTGTCTACAGGGGATCGTATTGGTATCGAGCTTTTTGAATTTAAGGAAAGCAAAGATCGTAAACCAGAATTTGATCCTTTTAGAAGTGGCCTATTTCATTTCTGCATACAAGATCCTGATGTGGAGGGATTGGTTCAGAAAGTGGTGGAAGCGGGAGGAAAACAAAGAATGCCTATAAGGGAATATTACCCTGGTGAGAAGCCTTACCGTATGTGTTATGTGGAAGATCCTTTTGGAACAGTGTTTGAGATATATTCACACTCTTATGAACTACACTATTCCGCTGGAGCTTATAAGTAGTTGTTTTATTTGTGTTTTAATTTTGGTTTAATTGTTCGGCCCCAACTTTTGTTGTTTGTTGAGTATGTTAATTAGTTTTTTAATTGCAAACATGGACTGCTATAGTTCGATAGTTTTGTTAGAATGTTGTTAATGTTGTGTTGGGGCTATTAATGGAGAGAGGTGTTGATTTTGTAACGCTTCTCTCTTATTATGTAGAATTATGAAGTTGCATGATTTCGTGTTTCTATCTCATTGTTTTTTATTAAAATGAGATGGTAATAAATAGGGTTATAGTTATCGTATGATGAATAGACTGTTTGGTCGGATAAAGACGAGTTTATTCTTAGAAATGTTTGTTCACGATGTCGTGTGGTGATTTGGTGGTTTTGATTAAAATATAAAAGGGCAGACCTGTTATAGATTTGCCCTTTACACTATAGAATAGAGATGGTTATTCTTTGTGATTATGGTGTCCAAAATGTTTTTCACCAATAATTGCATCTGCTTCTGCAAGCATCTGCTTTTCTGTTTCATGATTGTCTTCATTGAGGATTGCAATCACTAACTCCTTAAGATCTTTGTGGTGTTCTATCATATATTTATGGAAAGATTCGGCTTCATTACTTTTTCCTTTGCCGTGTCCCACTAAGATAATCGATTTGCAATCTCTTATTTCCGAAATAATCTCTTTGAAGAATTTATGGTCTTCAGGATTGTTCTGTCCTTTTAATTTGAGGCTTTTTTTGTGGTGCATATGCCATCTTCTAAGCCTTGGGTCTGATGGAATATCTTTCCATGTTTTACCTTCTTCTAGTCCTCCCAATATATAAAATAGGGCCTCGTGATGGTCTATCTTCAGTAGTCCAATATGATCTTTCATATGCTTTGCTTTTAAATTTTACTTGTAAACAACTAAAAGAAATAAAGTGTTCATTGACAGGATTATTTCTAAGTATAGTTCTAGCTTTGTATCAATTCTTATGATCTTTCACTTTTGTAGATTTTTTTAATTCTCTTTTCTATGATTGGATTGCCAAACTTTATTTCTAATACGTAGTATGATATAGACACAGAGGTTGACGGTGTAGGTGATCCCGATTGCATAGAACGTGTATAATATTCTTTCGTATTCTATCATCTCTACTTGATTTGGTTGTCTTAAAGTAATGCTCCCAATGACAATAATGGTCATGAAAATGATTGCAATAAAATAGTCGCTACTTAAATATAGGATGATCATGATAAAACTTACAGCCATGAGTAGATCTACCATCATGTGAGAATAGGGGAGGTGATGCGCAAAATTGAAAAGAATAACACCTATTATCGTTCCTACAAAACGATGAATGGTTTTAGGTAGATATTTATGTATCTCTGGTGCTGGATTAAAGAGTACGACAACAGTGATCGGTATCCAACATGCATAGTAGATATCGTAAAACTCCATAACAATAAAAGAGATGGTAAGAGCGATCCAGAATCTAAATATTGATAGTCGATTCCATAAATGTTTGGTATTTGAACAGATGTCTTTGATGGATAGACACTCTTTGTATTTAGGGTTGCTGCATTGGTATCCAACATCTGTTGAGGGTATCTTCTTTAGATGATTGCTACCCCATGAAAAGATGAAAAAGAGAGTGGTGGTAAAGATATATAGGACATATCCAATGGAAGTCCCGAAAATTAGAGATGGAGTGTGGTCGATGATCTCAAATCTGCTTAAAAAGGTGAAACCTATGATGACTGCATAATGAAATCGATTTTTAAAAGTGAATGATTTGGATATTCCGATTGATATGATAATAATGATAAAGATAAGGGTCGAGTTAAAAAAGGCTGTATTTGGTATATAGGTACGAGTAATGGATAATGATAGAAACGATAGAAAGAGATAACTAAAATATTTTAGCCGGAAACGAAGTGGTGCAATTGGGTCGGAAGCAAATATATAAAATAGGATGGTGTAAAAGATCGATATTTTAGTGACTTTATCTAATGCAAGAGCATTTCCTACATACAAAGAAACAACCAATAATATAATCTTTTGTGTCAATCCAAAGATGACAGGAATAGAATTGATATTTTGAATGTTCGGATAGAGGTCTCCCCATTTTTTACTGCTCATACTTTCGTATATGTTTTTTGTATCGTCTTTAAATACTAATAACATAAAGCAGTTTTATTTTGTTTGAATTCATTCAACTTTATTGGGGTGAATATTATTTGATATGCTGAAATTTTAGTGTGTGATTTCCTCTTATTAATTGCGTCTATATCTATTTTTGATAGGGGTTGTTTTACGTTGAGATATAAAATGAAATGTTAATTCTGCCTTTTTTATGATCTTTTCAGTCTTCAAGTTGTTATACCTATTAAAATCTAATATTGTTAGTCATATGAAGGTAGAAGATATTTTTGCACAGGAGGTTTTAGATAGTCGTGGTAATCCTACCGTTGAAGCTTGGGTTACTTTGGATAATGGAATACACGCAAGTGCCATTGTTCCTTCTGGAGCTTCTACAGGAGAGAGAGAAGCTTGTGAGTTGAGAGATGAAGATCCTAAACGATATTTAGGAAAAGGGGTTCTAAAGGCCGTTGAAAATGTAAATACTGTGATAGCGGATGCCCTTGTTGGAAAGGATATTGCTAGTCAGGAAGAGGTAGATAAGTTAATGATCGATTTGGATGGTACTCCAAATAAATCAAAATTGGGTGCCAATGCAATACTATCAGTATCGTTGGCTTTTGCTAAGGCACTATCTCATAGTTATGATCAACATCTGTTTGAGTATTTCGCTTTTGGGGAAGAGTTTATTCTTCCAGTGCCTTGTATGAATGTGATAAATGGTGGTGTTCATGCGGATAACAATGTAGACTTTCAGGAGTTTATGATTGCACCTCATCATGCGGATAGCTTTGAAGAGGCTATTCGAATGGGGATTGAGACTTTCCATCATTTAAAGAAGGTGTTAAAATCGAAAGGATATAATACAGCCGTTGGAGATGAAGGAGGTTTCGCTCCGAATCTAAAATCCAATGAAGAGGCTGTGGAGGTGATTATCGAAGCAATAAAAGATGCTGGTTATACTCCAGGAGAGGACATCTCAATCTGTATTGATCCTGCTTCTAGTGAGATGTGGAAAGATGGAAAGTATCACTTTTTTAAGTCGGATGGATCTTACAAAACATCTGAAGAGATGGTGGACCTTTGGGAGTCATGGGTAGATAAATATCCTATTGTTCTTCTAGAGGATGGAATGGCTGAAAACGATTGGGATGGCTGGAAGCTAATAACAGACCGAATTGGAGAGAAAGTGGAACTCGTGGGAGACGATATTTTCTGTACCAATCCTAAGATATTGAAAGAGGGAATTGATAAAGGCATTGCGAACTCTATTTTGATTAAGGTAAATCAAATTGGAACGCTTACTGAAACCTTTGAGACCATTAAGTTGGCTTACGAAAATGGTTATAATTGTTTTATCTCTCATCGTTCTGGAGAGACTGAAGATACCACTATTGCTGACTTGACTATAGCTGTTGGAGCTGGTCACTTAAAGACAGGTTCAGGATGTCGTAGTGAAAGAATTGCAAAATTTAATCAATTGTTACGTATTGAACGCTATTTAGGAGAAGCAGCAAAATTTGCAGGGCTTTCTACTTTTAAGAATCGATAACAGTTAAGGTTTTGTATTATTTAATTTAAAGAGCATTGCATGGATAGCGTTGGCGCATATTGTTAGGAGTATGGTTATATTTCAATGATATGATTAGAGTCAATTTAAATGATAGGGGTGTCGTGATTTGATTCTTTTTATTTCGTGTTTGCGTGACGCTATTTTCTAAAATGAAGGGGTTTTCTTTTTTTAAAGATGCCCTTTCATTTTGTTTATATGTTGAAACGAATAATGACTTTTTTACTTTTTTGTGGGGTCTAAAAATGTGCATAATTATTCATTTATAAATCTGCAAAGATGGTTATTGGGAAGGGATTGTTTTAAGGGGGGGACATATAATATTAATATTAAATAATTTTTTTATTATTAATATTACATTAAACCCTCTTTTTTTTGTGAGATTGTCTTATTGGTTATAAATCTGAATGTTGGGTGTTTATTATGTTTTTTTTACTCTAATAAGGTACCTGTAAATACGACTCTATCGGACTCAAATATTATCGTGTTTCAAAAATATGTTTAGTAAAATAAAAAAGATGTGTATATTTGAATTATACACAACACAACACTGTTTGGGCATGATTGGTACTTATTAGTGACAATCATGCCTTTTTTATTTTTTATATAAATGTTAATACTGTTTTATGTGAGCTCGTTACCTTTGATCTCAATAATACCTCTCTGAACTTGCTTTAGATTAGAAATGATTCTATTAGAAAAAGCAATGGGACATACTGGTTGATAATTTTGCATAAGAGGGATGTATTTACATATGAATAAGAAAGGATATGGAAGCCATTCTCTCCATCGTTTTTTTACTCTTTGAGATGGGGAAAATAGTGCAGGCTTATAAAATGTAATAGAGTCAAAAGATAGCTTTCGGATGCTTCTTTCCATCTGTCCTTTCATTTTAAGGTAATAGCTTGTGGAGAATCTGTCTGCCCCTATTGAGCTAATGATAGAAATGTGGGGGATATGCATTGTCTGGGCCCATTTTGCAATCTTATTTACTAATAATAGATCGACCTTTTTAAGATTGGATATAGGTTCTCT
The Prolixibacteraceae bacterium DNA segment above includes these coding regions:
- a CDS encoding lactoylglutathione lyase family protein is translated as MSDKNKVYPKTFSHIGITVPNIEKAVKFYTEVMGFYVLMEPTLVVEETETAIGKMCIDVFNGGWGTFKIAHLSTGDRIGIELFEFKESKDRKPEFDPFRSGLFHFCIQDPDVEGLVQKVVEAGGKQRMPIREYYPGEKPYRMCYVEDPFGTVFEIYSHSYELHYSAGAYK
- a CDS encoding FUSC family protein; the encoded protein is MLLVFKDDTKNIYESMSSKKWGDLYPNIQNINSIPVIFGLTQKIILLVVSLYVGNALALDKVTKISIFYTILFYIFASDPIAPLRFRLKYFSYLFLSFLSLSITRTYIPNTAFFNSTLIFIIIIISIGISKSFTFKNRFHYAVIIGFTFLSRFEIIDHTPSLIFGTSIGYVLYIFTTTLFFIFSWGSNHLKKIPSTDVGYQCSNPKYKECLSIKDICSNTKHLWNRLSIFRFWIALTISFIVMEFYDIYYACWIPITVVVLFNPAPEIHKYLPKTIHRFVGTIIGVILFNFAHHLPYSHMMVDLLMAVSFIMIILYLSSDYFIAIIFMTIIVIGSITLRQPNQVEMIEYERILYTFYAIGITYTVNLCVYIILRIRNKVWQSNHRKEN
- the eno gene encoding phosphopyruvate hydratase, with the translated sequence MKVEDIFAQEVLDSRGNPTVEAWVTLDNGIHASAIVPSGASTGEREACELRDEDPKRYLGKGVLKAVENVNTVIADALVGKDIASQEEVDKLMIDLDGTPNKSKLGANAILSVSLAFAKALSHSYDQHLFEYFAFGEEFILPVPCMNVINGGVHADNNVDFQEFMIAPHHADSFEEAIRMGIETFHHLKKVLKSKGYNTAVGDEGGFAPNLKSNEEAVEVIIEAIKDAGYTPGEDISICIDPASSEMWKDGKYHFFKSDGSYKTSEEMVDLWESWVDKYPIVLLEDGMAENDWDGWKLITDRIGEKVELVGDDIFCTNPKILKEGIDKGIANSILIKVNQIGTLTETFETIKLAYENGYNCFISHRSGETEDTTIADLTIAVGAGHLKTGSGCRSERIAKFNQLLRIERYLGEAAKFAGLSTFKNR